A single Nicotiana tabacum cultivar K326 chromosome 5, ASM71507v2, whole genome shotgun sequence DNA region contains:
- the LOC107815458 gene encoding uncharacterized protein LOC107815458, whose product MSGVSLAVAPRSEPDHETTSSSTKPQQIKERNPQQQAVGVMGSLRVIELQLVAFIMVFSASGFVPLLDLIFPALASAYLLLLSRFAFPSLGRTSTSQEIFQGTKFFRLYMVAGTTVGLFLPLAYVLGGFARGDEHAVHSATPHLFLLSFQILTENIISGLSLFSPPVRALVPLLYTVRRIFVLIDWIQHVWINKTLPANAHFKDVAWYWFAKGLAVGNLVYFSINLFGFLIPQFLPRAFEKYFRDRNEVHAKLAEDKQSQVMNRAKHTDKKAD is encoded by the exons ATGTCAGGGGTATCATTAGCTGTGGCTCCTCGTTCAGAGCCAGATCATGAGACAACATCTTCCTCAACAAAACCTCAGCAAATTAAGGAACGAAATCCGCAGCAACAAGCTGTGGGTGTAATGGGATCACTTCGAGTAATTGAGCTGCAATTAGTCGCTTTCATTATGGTTTTCTCTGCCAGTGGTTTTGTACCTTTACTTGATCTTATTTTCCCAGCTCTTGCATCTGCATATCTTTTACTCCTTTCACGATTCGCCTTTCCATCTCTAGGCAGAACTtcaacttctcaagaaatatttCAGGGCACTAAATTTTTTCGTCTTTATATGGTTGCTGGCACTACTGTTGGattgttcttgccattggcaTATGTTTTGGGTGGATTTGCGAGGGGAGATGAGCATGCGGTCCACTCTGCCACGCCTCATTTGTTCTTGCTCTCTTTTCAAATTCTAACTGAGAATATTATTAGTGGATTGTCCCTCTTTTCTCCTCCAGTTAGAGCGCTTGTTCCACTTCTTTATACAGTTCGGAGGATCTTTGTCTTAATTGATTGGATACAACATGTGTGGATCAACAAGACTTTGCCCGCCAACGCACATTTCAAG GATGTGGCATGGTATTGGTTTGCGAAGGGGCTGGCAGTGGGTAATCTGGTGTACTTTTCAATCAATCTGTTTGGTTTCTTGATTCCGCAGTTTCTGCCACGGGCTTTCGAGAAGTACTTCAGGGACAGGAATGAGGTTCATGCTAAGTTAGCTGAAGATAAGCAATCCCAAGTTATGAACAGAGCAAAACATACAGATAAAAAGGCAGATTAG